Proteins encoded in a region of the Schaalia hyovaginalis genome:
- the rpsT gene encoding 30S ribosomal protein S20: protein MANIKSQIKRIRTNEKRRLRNQSVKSELKTLVRKTREAVDAGDKEAALAALRLASRKLDKAVSKGVIHKNQAANRKSKLARRVSKLG, encoded by the coding sequence GTGGCGAACATCAAGTCCCAGATCAAGCGGATCCGCACCAACGAGAAGCGCCGCCTGCGCAACCAGTCTGTGAAGTCCGAGCTCAAGACGCTCGTTCGCAAGACCCGCGAAGCCGTGGACGCCGGCGACAAGGAAGCGGCGCTCGCCGCCCTCCGGCTCGCCTCCCGCAAGCTCGACAAGGCCGTTTCCAAGGGCGTCATCCACAAGAACCAGGCCGCGAACCGCAAGTCCAAGCTCGCGCGTCGCGTGTCGAAGCTCGGCTGA